One Pecten maximus chromosome 7, xPecMax1.1, whole genome shotgun sequence genomic window carries:
- the LOC117331290 gene encoding uncharacterized protein LOC117331290, translating to MNIQSDILFFVIFVLTTLINSSGAFGWYDGYRYNMFTKPQISEDSETDSQAILSLWSKYHFLRRRRTSLDNNIFRPNGLFMKRFLHYSPLIFMKNKHAKSNKTKLKTIPRKQEKHVYKPFNAFGMFINAFRQPLQTESIHGDAGFTENVPEINTEDHFHLQREGIPTLKNAVLDVSNEESRVVPNLSEIESVEPIRPNLPISNQGISRIADQEDSDSDISNDNHFGIMTSQDQVGDDLVGASHRQSSGVHLIPFTDDTGNRFSDLNPHGVSSPSKETAKNLDLPQIVLEPIHQRASVSGGFGEELHSKLGSFFPDDSLDQDTFDEFSSEPVKGFDTGFNDVFQDGQTDYGTFRDIIPDNSDFSNDDQVSSDIPVGFGFSDQSGFLDESGISDKDLLSKTGSFEGSFAPYQNIDNFYNEEFGTGFDNFENLDSSDIAGGEFFNDGNGFEGFFDTDESGCEGIRTRSCHADTECSCLGLYFCIEGTCAMRAAIPNGDLGDSTETAGTWSDMSGEFL from the exons ATGAATATTCAATCGGacatattattttttgtgatttttgtgTTAACAACTTTAATAAATTCCAGTGGAGCATTTGGATGGTATGATGGATACAGATATAATATGTTTACCAAACCACAAATTTCCGAAGACTCGGAGACAGACTCTCAAGCAATCTTATCCTTGTGGTCCAAATATCATTTTCTAAGACGACGCCGAACTAGTCTAGATAACAACATATTTAGACCAAATGGATTATTTATGAAACGATTCCTTCATTATTCACCTCTGATATTTATGAAGAATAAACACGCAAAGTCTAATAAAACAAAGTTAAAAACTATTCCGAGAAAGCAAGAGAAGCACGTGTACAAACCATTCAATGCATTTGGTATGTTCATCAATGCCTTTAGACAGCCATTACAAACGGAATCTATACACGGTGATGCAGGCTTTACCGAAAACGTGCCAGAAATAAATACGGAAGATCACTTTCACCTTCAAAGAGAGGGAATTCCAACTTTAAAAAATGCTGTATTAGATGTGTCAAATGAAGAATCTAGAGTAGTACCGAATCTGTCCGAAATTGAAAGTGTCGAACCTATCCGTCCAAATCTTCCTATTAGCAATCAAGGTATATCTAGGATTGCTGACCAAGAAGATAGTGATAGTGACATAAGTAACGATAACCATTTTGGTATCATGACAAGTCAGGACCAAGTAGGAGATGATTTAGTGGGTGCCAGCCACCGCCAATCTTCTGGAGTTCATCTGATTCCTTTTACTGATGATACTGGAAATAGGTTTTCTGATCTAAATCCTCACGGAGTGAGTAGTCCTTCTAAAGAAACCGCTAAAAATCTAGACTTACCACAAATTGTGCTCGAACCAATCCATCAACGGGCCAGTGTTTCGGGTGGTTTTGGAGAGGAACTTCACAGCAAGTTAGGATCTTTTTTTCCCGATGACAGTCTAGATCAGGATACCTTTGACGAGTTTTCAAGCGAACCAGTCAAAGGATTTGATACAGGTTTCAATGACGTATTTCAAGATGGTCAAACAGATTATGGCACTTTTCGCGACATAATTCCAGATAATAGTGATTTTTCTAATGATGATCAGGTTTCAAGTGACATCCCGGTAGGATTCGGATTTTCTGACCAGAGTGGATTTCTGGATGAAAGTGGGATCTCGGACAAAGATTTGTTATCGAAGACGGGATCTTTTGAAGGATCTTTTGCTCCTTATCAGAATATTGATAACTTCTATAATGAGGAGTTTGGGACAGGCTttgacaattttgaaaatttagaCAGTTCTGACATAGCTGGTGGTGAATTTTTCAACGATGGAAATGGTTTTGAAGGATTTTTTGACACGGACGAA TCAGGATGTGAAGGAATCCGGACTCGTTCCTGTCACGCGGACACGGAGTGCTCCTGCCTTGGTCTTTACTTTTGTATAGAAGGAACGTGTGCTATGAGGGCCGCCATACCCAATGGTGATCTCG GTGATAGTACCGAgacagccggaacatggtcggACATGTCAGGAGAATTCCTGTAA